The Lachnospiraceae bacterium oral taxon 500 genome window below encodes:
- a CDS encoding RNase III inhibitor, with the protein MPFQIVRNDITKMQVDAIVNTANPMPGYGAGVDTAVYQAAGEKELLAKRQEIGTIKPGTSVITPGYGLPAKYIIHTAGTAWQGGNAGEEEIIRSCYKSAFQLAAEHEIESLAIPLLASGHYGFPKGIALRIALSEIERCLAEHDMGIFLVVFDRKAFSLSAELYGDIDAYINDNYAAEQEAEEYGRHVSSQQRWLTPPLPAASRIFRELTGGMAEAVRDRKARRESPKLGKVSNEVMAELVAAEPACKASAARSLDDVVNNLDKTFMELVFSFADAKGMSDVEVQKKANLDRKAFSKLKCGTTKNPSKATALALAIALRLNLDDTRDLLSRAGLALSPCSKQDVIVQYFIEREAYDIYEINVALFEHGEPLLGTQAS; encoded by the coding sequence ATGCCGTTTCAAATCGTCCGCAATGATATTACGAAAATGCAGGTTGACGCGATTGTTAATACCGCCAATCCCATGCCCGGGTACGGTGCCGGAGTTGATACGGCGGTTTATCAGGCCGCCGGCGAAAAAGAACTGCTGGCCAAAAGACAGGAGATTGGCACTATTAAGCCGGGCACATCCGTCATTACTCCCGGATATGGACTGCCGGCTAAATATATTATTCATACCGCCGGGACAGCTTGGCAAGGGGGAAATGCGGGTGAGGAAGAAATTATCCGCAGTTGCTATAAAAGCGCGTTTCAACTGGCGGCTGAACATGAAATAGAGAGCCTGGCCATTCCTTTATTAGCATCCGGCCACTATGGGTTTCCCAAGGGGATTGCTTTAAGAATCGCGCTGTCAGAGATTGAACGCTGTCTGGCGGAGCATGATATGGGAATTTTTCTGGTCGTCTTTGACCGTAAGGCTTTTTCCCTGTCTGCGGAATTATATGGCGATATTGACGCTTATATTAATGATAATTACGCGGCCGAACAGGAAGCAGAGGAGTATGGCAGGCATGTTTCAAGTCAGCAGCGGTGGCTGACTCCGCCGCTGCCGGCGGCGAGCAGGATTTTTCGGGAGCTTACCGGCGGCATGGCGGAAGCGGTCAGAGACAGGAAAGCCAGACGGGAAAGCCCCAAACTGGGTAAAGTGAGTAATGAGGTCATGGCTGAGTTAGTCGCAGCGGAGCCGGCCTGTAAGGCTTCGGCGGCAAGAAGCCTTGACGATGTGGTTAATAATCTGGATAAAACCTTTATGGAACTGGTATTTTCCTTTGCCGATGCCAAAGGCATGAGCGATGTGGAAGTCCAGAAAAAAGCCAATTTGGACCGAAAAGCTTTTTCTAAGTTAAAGTGCGGCACTACCAAAAATCCAAGCAAAGCCACGGCCTTAGCGCTGGCGATTGCGCTGCGGCTTAATTTGGACGATACCAGAGATTTGCTGTCAAGGGCGGGACTGGCGTTATCGCCATGCAGCAAGCAGGATGTCATCGTGCAGTATTTTATTGAAAGAGAGGCATACGATATTTATGAAATCAATGTGGCGCTGTTTGAGCATGGCGAGCCGCTCTTGGGGACGCAGGCCTCTTAA
- a CDS encoding ABC transporter ATP-binding protein — MDEMIRAEKLDFWYEQSKDGIKDVDFSIKGSEVILLAGDSGSGKSTLLKCLNGLIPETIEGRLNGALYFEDKKYSELKMFELNQKIGSVFQNPRSQFFTTNSTAELVFPMENYGLKKELMDERLTALTEKFGLHSLLDRNIFEISSGERQLLALASAMALNQKVVIFDEPSANLDYGNAIKLGKIIAEMREAGFTVIVADHRFYYLKGLIDRVFLMENGKLRCFPSEMEFKQSEYDTRSFALFELDVPAPESGPAGEKVACLENVSYKNVLKDINIELQKGEVSVLVGNNGAGKTTIAKLLCRSLKPDKGEIKADELPFYIMQDPDFQLFGTSVFNELALVTNDKTAIEDTLKYLGLYDYRHKHPFDLSGGQKQRLQIGMAVLCQKPVILFDEPTSGLDIASMKKVAAEIIRLKESAAILVISHDYEFIRNVANRIIYLKAGKIEKDFALKDDTLPELNGIFENMAAAL; from the coding sequence ATGGACGAGATGATAAGGGCTGAAAAGCTGGATTTTTGGTATGAACAGTCAAAAGACGGCATAAAGGATGTTGATTTTTCCATTAAAGGCAGCGAGGTTATTTTGCTGGCCGGGGACAGCGGCAGCGGCAAATCTACTTTGCTCAAATGCCTTAACGGTCTGATTCCGGAAACGATAGAGGGCAGGTTAAACGGAGCGCTGTATTTTGAAGATAAAAAATATAGTGAGCTTAAAATGTTTGAACTGAACCAAAAGATAGGATCGGTTTTTCAGAACCCGAGAAGCCAGTTCTTTACGACCAATTCCACGGCGGAATTGGTTTTTCCGATGGAAAATTATGGATTGAAAAAAGAGCTTATGGACGAAAGACTGACCGCTTTGACGGAAAAGTTCGGGCTTCATTCGCTTTTGGATCGAAATATTTTTGAAATATCCAGCGGGGAAAGACAACTCTTAGCGCTGGCTTCCGCCATGGCACTCAACCAAAAGGTGGTCATTTTTGATGAGCCGTCAGCCAATCTGGACTATGGAAATGCGATCAAATTGGGAAAGATTATTGCGGAAATGAGGGAGGCCGGCTTTACTGTGATAGTGGCCGATCATCGGTTTTATTATTTGAAAGGGCTGATTGATCGGGTTTTTCTAATGGAAAACGGCAAATTAAGATGCTTTCCAAGCGAAATGGAATTTAAACAAAGTGAATATGACACCAGAAGCTTTGCACTGTTTGAACTGGATGTACCTGCGCCGGAGAGCGGCCCGGCTGGTGAGAAGGTGGCCTGCCTTGAGAATGTCAGCTATAAGAATGTTTTAAAAGATATCAATATAGAACTTCAAAAAGGGGAAGTCAGCGTCCTGGTCGGGAATAACGGAGCCGGGAAAACGACGATAGCCAAACTCTTATGCCGGAGTCTAAAACCGGATAAGGGCGAGATTAAAGCAGATGAACTGCCGTTTTATATCATGCAGGATCCGGATTTTCAGCTGTTCGGCACTTCGGTTTTTAATGAGCTGGCGTTGGTCACCAATGATAAAACCGCGATTGAAGATACTCTTAAGTACTTGGGGCTGTATGATTACCGGCATAAACATCCTTTTGATTTAAGCGGCGGACAGAAACAGCGGCTCCAGATTGGTATGGCTGTGCTTTGTCAAAAGCCGGTGATTCTTTTTGACGAGCCGACCAGCGGATTGGATATTGCTTCGATGAAAAAGGTAGCGGCGGAAATCATAAGATTAAAAGAAAGCGCTGCGATTTTGGTGATATCCCATGACTATGAATTTATCAGAAATGTGGCCAATCGGATTATTTACCTTAAGGCCGGAAAAATTGAGAAAGACTTTGCGCTGAAAGACGATACTTTGCCGGAACTGAACGGGATATTTGAAAATATGGCGGCAGCATTATAA
- a CDS encoding replication initiation protein, which translates to MDFDYFYNRDTERFSFYMLPKVLVTEDLYKNLSSDAKILYACLLERSSLSFKNDWIDEQGRVYIVFTVEEIMKMLNKSNKTAVKILNELDANTKGIGLIERKRQGLGKPNIIYVKDFMSVFRFECKNYTSEVKNLHSRNVEITLQEVKNLHSSNTNINKPDYSNTDFSKGQTGLGTFQNVFLTEKETKELKEILGYQFDNYIQRLSAYIKSTGKTYKDHKATILSWFYKDQGTKKADKPSNIPTWAEYDKGEHL; encoded by the coding sequence ATGGACTTTGATTATTTCTATAATCGGGATACGGAGAGATTTAGCTTTTATATGTTACCCAAGGTTTTGGTAACCGAAGATTTATATAAAAATTTATCTTCCGATGCCAAAATACTCTATGCCTGTTTATTAGAGCGTTCAAGTCTGTCATTCAAAAATGATTGGATTGACGAGCAAGGTAGAGTTTACATCGTGTTTACCGTCGAAGAAATCATGAAGATGCTAAACAAGTCGAATAAAACAGCGGTAAAGATTCTAAATGAGCTTGATGCCAACACAAAGGGAATCGGACTGATTGAGAGAAAAAGACAGGGACTTGGAAAGCCGAACATCATTTATGTGAAAGACTTTATGAGTGTGTTTCGTTTCGAGTGTAAAAATTACACTTCAGAAGTGAAGAATTTACACTCCAGAAATGTAGAAATTACACTTCAAGAAGTGAAGAATCTACACAGTAGTAATACTAATATAAATAAACCTGATTATAGTAATACTGATTTTAGTAAGGGGCAAACCGGACTTGGCACATTTCAAAATGTATTTCTCACAGAAAAAGAAACAAAAGAACTAAAGGAGATATTAGGCTATCAATTTGACAACTACATTCAACGGTTGTCAGCGTATATCAAAAGTACCGGAAAGACATATAAAGACCATAAGGCAACAATCCTTTCATGGTTTTATAAGGATCAGGGAACTAAGAAAGCGGATAAGCCATCCAATATCCCGACATGGGCAGAATATGACAAAGGAGAGCATTTATGA
- a CDS encoding glycosyl hydrolase — protein sequence MTIKIGMIGLGERGKVLFASLGQIAGIEVAAICDTYDFRVEEGTALCAKYGWRPWTGRDYRELLKQDLDAVIITTTWTTHTRIAVDAMRVGKHVGLEVGGATCEQECWELVRVSEETGKFCMLLENCCYADNELMLFHMAKQGLFGEIVHTAGGYEHDLREQIVTGRERKHGRMRNFLCRNGELYPTHQLGPICKLLGINRGNRLLSLVSVASKARGLRDWARRSNQSQDVQDLSWNQGDIVTTILKCANGETITLTHGCSLPRPYSRNGKIQGTRGAWVEDTGGIYIEPEAVRVTGQDEMHEWVALEEYRERYRHPLWKEHVEKHGISHEEGHNDIDYLVLCAFIDSIQHGEPPIDVYDAAVWMAVTYLSEQSVAMGGQAVPVPDFTRGEWIERRPERIGKYMLSEVRAEAFERE from the coding sequence ATGACGATAAAGATCGGTATGATTGGGCTGGGCGAACGGGGGAAAGTGCTGTTTGCCAGTCTGGGACAAATAGCCGGGATTGAGGTTGCTGCGATTTGTGATACTTATGATTTCCGGGTGGAGGAAGGAACAGCTCTTTGCGCCAAATATGGCTGGCGCCCCTGGACCGGCCGGGATTATCGGGAGCTGCTGAAGCAGGATTTGGATGCGGTTATTATTACTACCACATGGACGACTCATACCAGGATTGCGGTAGATGCGATGCGGGTCGGCAAGCATGTCGGTCTGGAAGTGGGAGGAGCCACCTGTGAACAGGAATGCTGGGAACTGGTGCGGGTCAGTGAGGAAACCGGAAAGTTTTGTATGCTTTTGGAAAACTGCTGCTATGCCGACAATGAGCTGATGCTTTTTCATATGGCCAAACAGGGCTTGTTCGGTGAAATCGTGCATACGGCGGGCGGCTATGAGCATGATCTGCGGGAGCAGATTGTAACCGGGCGGGAGAGAAAGCATGGCCGGATGCGTAATTTTTTATGCCGGAACGGAGAGCTTTATCCGACGCATCAATTAGGGCCGATTTGTAAGCTGCTGGGGATTAACCGGGGCAACCGGCTGCTGTCATTGGTGTCCGTTGCCTCCAAGGCCAGAGGTTTGCGGGATTGGGCCAGACGCAGCAATCAGTCTCAGGACGTACAGGATTTATCTTGGAATCAGGGCGATATTGTCACCACCATTTTAAAATGTGCCAATGGGGAAACGATTACGCTGACGCATGGCTGTAGTTTGCCCAGACCCTATTCCCGCAACGGCAAAATTCAGGGAACCCGGGGCGCGTGGGTAGAAGATACCGGCGGCATCTACATCGAACCGGAAGCAGTGCGAGTCACCGGCCAGGACGAAATGCATGAATGGGTAGCGCTGGAGGAATATAGGGAGAGGTACCGGCATCCTCTGTGGAAAGAACATGTGGAGAAGCATGGTATTTCCCATGAAGAAGGGCATAATGATATTGATTATTTGGTGCTGTGCGCCTTTATCGACAGTATTCAGCACGGCGAGCCGCCGATTGATGTTTATGATGCGGCGGTTTGGATGGCGGTGACTTATTTATCGGAGCAATCGGTGGCAATGGGCGGACAGGCGGTGCCGGTGCCGGATTTTACCCGCGGTGAATGGATTGAGCGCAGGCCCGAACGGATTGGCAAATATATGCTGTCGGAAGTGCGGGCGGAGGCTTTTGAGCGAGAATGA
- a CDS encoding DNA-binding response regulator, translated as MFLNFRRERRKNAKMRQRQEGGKMYHLMIVDDEDKIRNGIANYFPWNELGFEVVYLAEDGQEAFDYILSGESVVDIILCDIMMPRVSGLDLLEMLRENGMQELRVVLLSGYAEFEYAQRAMKYGVKDYLLKPTRYQELARVFGEIKVELDAARSRQQDTLEPESSSFEGSIVERLCDIVRSQYRDISLQGIAKLVYLSPYYISRMFKAKTGKNFYDYVLMVRMEAAMEMLKTTDLKVYEIAERVGYRNQKSFTKIFKRFYANNPSEYRKKL; from the coding sequence ATGTTTTTGAACTTTCGGCGGGAGCGGCGGAAAAATGCAAAAATGAGACAGCGGCAGGAGGGCGGAAAAATGTATCACTTGATGATTGTGGACGATGAAGACAAAATCCGAAACGGGATAGCCAATTATTTCCCCTGGAATGAATTGGGGTTTGAAGTGGTATATCTGGCAGAGGACGGACAGGAAGCATTTGATTATATTCTCAGCGGAGAGTCGGTTGTCGATATCATTTTGTGTGACATTATGATGCCCAGGGTATCGGGACTGGATTTGCTGGAGATGTTGCGGGAGAACGGCATGCAGGAGCTGCGTGTCGTTCTTCTTAGTGGTTATGCGGAGTTTGAATACGCGCAGCGGGCAATGAAATACGGGGTCAAGGATTATCTGCTGAAGCCGACCCGTTATCAGGAGCTGGCGCGGGTATTCGGCGAAATTAAAGTAGAGTTGGATGCGGCCCGCAGCAGGCAGCAAGATACTTTGGAGCCGGAAAGCAGCAGCTTTGAGGGGTCAATCGTGGAGCGGCTGTGTGATATTGTCCGCAGCCAGTACAGGGATATCAGCCTGCAGGGAATCGCCAAGCTGGTATATTTAAGCCCGTATTATATTTCCAGAATGTTTAAAGCCAAAACCGGCAAAAACTTTTATGATTATGTATTGATGGTACGGATGGAAGCGGCTATGGAAATGCTGAAAACAACGGATTTAAAGGTTTATGAAATTGCCGAGCGAGTAGGCTACCGCAACCAGAAAAGCTTCACTAAAATTTTCAAGCGCTTTTATGCCAATAACCCAAGCGAATATAGGAAAAAGCTATGA
- a CDS encoding glycerate kinase has product MEMSSMSKSEFRKKVLIAPDSFKGSISAREFCETAKAAIAEIAPECRIDTLPLADGGEGTVAAVIYNVGGKIRECQVRNPLGEAHVARYGVLPDGKTAIMEMAEAAGLDLVPPERRNPEQTTSYGVGEMILDAIEHGCREIIMGIGGSATNDGGMGMLSALGYQFFDENGNELSGHGQELGSVCRIAGQKVPAGLGSVLFRIACDVENPLVGKDGATYIYGPQKGADSEALDRLESGMKNYARQVESFTGKKEAAAAGAGAAGGLGFAFLSFLNCRLEPGFQLISQVIEVERKIATENYDLIITGEGQMNRQTLFGKLPNGIALLGKKYSIPVIAVVGSLGEDYEELYNRGLSAAFSIINRPVTLEEAMRKGNDFLYQAVQNIIRLLICVNRE; this is encoded by the coding sequence ATGGAGATGAGCAGCATGAGTAAAAGTGAATTTCGGAAAAAAGTTCTGATTGCGCCGGATTCTTTTAAGGGGAGCATCAGTGCCAGGGAATTTTGTGAGACGGCGAAAGCCGCCATTGCCGAGATTGCTCCGGAGTGCAGGATCGATACTCTGCCGCTTGCAGACGGAGGCGAGGGCACGGTAGCAGCCGTTATTTATAATGTAGGCGGCAAAATACGCGAATGTCAGGTTCGCAATCCGCTGGGGGAGGCGCATGTTGCCCGATATGGGGTTTTGCCGGACGGGAAAACGGCGATTATGGAGATGGCTGAAGCGGCCGGACTGGATCTGGTTCCGCCGGAGCGAAGAAACCCCGAACAGACCACATCTTATGGTGTTGGGGAGATGATTTTGGATGCGATTGAGCATGGCTGCCGGGAAATCATTATGGGTATCGGCGGCAGCGCGACCAATGACGGTGGCATGGGAATGCTTTCGGCCTTAGGTTATCAATTTTTTGATGAAAATGGAAATGAGTTAAGCGGACACGGTCAGGAATTAGGCTCGGTCTGTCGCATTGCCGGTCAAAAGGTGCCGGCCGGGCTGGGCTCGGTTTTGTTCCGAATTGCCTGTGATGTTGAAAACCCGTTAGTGGGCAAAGACGGAGCGACTTATATTTACGGGCCGCAAAAAGGAGCGGATTCAGAAGCGCTTGACCGGCTGGAAAGCGGCATGAAAAATTATGCCCGTCAGGTGGAAAGCTTTACCGGTAAAAAAGAAGCGGCTGCCGCCGGAGCCGGAGCGGCCGGTGGTCTGGGTTTTGCTTTTTTGAGTTTTTTAAACTGCCGGTTAGAGCCGGGCTTTCAGTTAATCAGTCAGGTAATTGAAGTGGAGCGCAAAATCGCAACAGAAAACTATGATTTGATTATTACCGGCGAAGGGCAAATGAACCGGCAAACCTTATTTGGCAAGCTGCCGAACGGCATTGCCCTTTTGGGAAAAAAATATAGTATTCCCGTTATTGCCGTCGTGGGTTCGCTCGGAGAAGATTATGAGGAACTTTATAACCGCGGGTTAAGCGCGGCGTTTAGCATTATCAACCGGCCGGTAACGTTGGAGGAAGCCATGCGCAAGGGAAATGACTTTTTGTATCAGGCCGTTCAAAACATTATCCGGCTATTGATTTGCGTCAATAGGGAGTGA
- a CDS encoding sugar ABC transporter permease — protein MRKRRRNNLFSHLFLTAGAFVMIFPLLWLLSSAFKNNGEIFSANFSFIPRQVTVENFKNGWNINPQYTFGHFLANTFFLVGSLALGNILSCSLTAFAITRMRFPFKRLVFRLVLLTLMVPSQVLLIPTYLIFSRLHWLDTFLPFIIPAFLSTQSFFVYQLIQYMRGIPKELDESAKIDGCSYFRIYVNIMMPLVKPALCSVAIFSFIWTWNDFLTQLIYLSSVRNYTVSLILNSVVDGTSLTNWGALMALTLISVLPCIIIYFSAQRYFVEGIATSGLKG, from the coding sequence ATGCGCAAAAGACGAAGAAATAACCTTTTTTCCCATTTGTTTTTGACAGCCGGGGCTTTTGTGATGATATTTCCGCTGCTTTGGCTGCTAAGCAGTGCTTTTAAAAACAACGGCGAAATCTTTTCGGCTAATTTTTCTTTTATTCCCAGACAGGTGACGGTGGAAAACTTTAAAAACGGCTGGAACATTAATCCGCAATATACCTTTGGCCATTTTTTGGCAAATACATTTTTTCTGGTGGGTAGTCTGGCGCTGGGCAATATCTTGTCCTGCTCGCTGACGGCATTTGCCATTACCAGAATGCGGTTTCCGTTTAAACGGCTGGTCTTTCGGCTGGTGCTGCTGACACTGATGGTGCCGTCGCAGGTGCTGCTGATTCCGACCTATCTGATTTTTTCCAGGCTGCACTGGTTGGATACTTTTTTACCCTTTATCATCCCGGCCTTTTTGTCAACCCAGTCTTTCTTTGTGTATCAGCTGATTCAGTATATGCGCGGGATTCCCAAAGAGCTTGATGAATCCGCCAAGATAGACGGCTGTTCGTATTTTCGCATTTATGTAAACATTATGATGCCGCTGGTCAAACCGGCGCTTTGCTCGGTGGCGATTTTTTCCTTTATTTGGACCTGGAATGATTTTTTAACGCAGCTGATTTATTTAAGTTCTGTTCGAAATTATACGGTTTCTTTAATTTTAAATAGCGTTGTTGACGGAACCTCGCTGACTAACTGGGGAGCGCTGATGGCACTGACATTGATTAGCGTGCTGCCCTGCATCATCATTTACTTTTCGGCGCAGCGGTATTTTGTGGAAGGAATTGCCACTTCCGGTTTGAAAGGATAA
- a CDS encoding DNA methyltransferase, protein MWPGNRKGRKGRKTVDELLIYEILSVVAEIPEGKVASYGQIARLIGKGKNSRLVGKVLSRAEFYGDYPCHRVVNHAGRLAPHFYGQRERLLDEGVRFKANGWVDMKRYQWEC, encoded by the coding sequence ATATGGCCGGGTAACCGGAAGGGCAGGAAAGGGCGAAAAACAGTGGATGAACTTTTGATTTATGAGATTCTGTCTGTTGTGGCGGAAATTCCCGAGGGCAAGGTCGCTTCTTACGGTCAGATTGCGAGGTTAATCGGCAAAGGCAAAAACTCCCGTCTGGTTGGTAAGGTATTGAGTAGGGCCGAGTTTTATGGCGATTATCCCTGCCATCGGGTGGTCAATCACGCCGGTCGCCTGGCACCGCATTTTTACGGGCAAAGGGAGCGGCTGCTGGATGAGGGTGTCCGGTTCAAAGCGAATGGATGGGTTGATATGAAAAGATATCAGTGGGAATGTTAG
- a CDS encoding ABC transporter permease, which translates to MFFLLPWLLGFLIFVIWPIIQSFGLSFTNYDIFTRAQFVGLSNYREMFTKDRLFAHSLWVTFRYVLLSVPAKVAFALFIAMILNKRLAGMGIYRTIYYLPSILGSSVAMSITWKMVFSHFGIINQLLGHLGLAPVGFLSDPDLALGTLSFISAWQFGSAMVIFLSALKNIPTELYEAAAADGARSRHLFLHITLPMLSPIILFNVIMNMIGSFQVFTQAYVMTSGGPVDSTYFYVLHLYRSAFEQFRMGYSSALAWVLTGIIVIATALTFKFSEKYVYYEN; encoded by the coding sequence ATTTTCTTTTTGCTGCCCTGGCTTTTGGGCTTTTTGATTTTTGTGATTTGGCCGATTATTCAATCTTTCGGGCTTTCCTTTACCAACTACGATATATTTACCAGGGCGCAGTTTGTGGGGCTGTCCAATTACCGGGAAATGTTTACCAAAGATCGGCTGTTTGCTCATTCTTTATGGGTAACGTTTCGCTATGTGCTTTTATCGGTACCTGCTAAAGTTGCTTTTGCGCTGTTTATTGCCATGATTTTAAACAAAAGGCTGGCCGGTATGGGAATTTACCGGACGATTTATTATCTTCCTTCCATATTGGGCTCCAGCGTGGCGATGTCAATTACCTGGAAAATGGTGTTCAGCCATTTTGGCATTATCAATCAGTTGCTGGGGCATCTGGGGCTGGCGCCGGTTGGATTTTTATCTGATCCGGATTTGGCGTTAGGTACCCTATCTTTTATTTCTGCCTGGCAGTTCGGTTCCGCCATGGTTATTTTTTTATCGGCGCTGAAAAATATCCCGACCGAGTTATACGAGGCGGCGGCAGCAGACGGGGCAAGGAGCCGGCATCTGTTTCTGCACATTACCCTGCCGATGCTCAGTCCGATTATTCTTTTTAACGTGATTATGAATATGATCGGCTCTTTTCAGGTATTTACCCAAGCCTATGTCATGACCAGCGGCGGGCCGGTTGACTCCACTTATTTTTATGTGCTGCATTTGTACCGGAGTGCATTTGAGCAGTTCCGCATGGGCTATTCTTCAGCTTTGGCCTGGGTGCTGACCGGCATTATTGTGATTGCCACGGCCCTTACCTTTAAGTTTTCCGAAAAATATGTTTATTATGAAAATTAG
- a CDS encoding glycosyl hydrolase: protein MSKELCIGVIGLGRRSVGLLEGCILPRKDVRVAVVCDVYEDRREQAAKLVRDAGQPEPKAVGDYREILAMPEVQAVVIMSSWESHIEIACAAMRAGKYAAIEVGGAYSLDQCWQLVHTYEETKTECMFLENCCYGREELLLLNMVRQQVFGELVHCQGGYLHDLRKQVAHGVEDRHYRFRNYMGRNCENYPTHELGPIANILDINRGNRMLSLVSVASKAAGLKEYLRREKGADYRESDYPFAQGDIVNTIIKCARGETISLTLDTTLPRHYSRGLQVHGTRGLYMEENKSIFLDEKDNEFDFEWHKKWNNVEEYFDKYEHPLWRKYMGEGVRGGHDGMDWLVLSAFFEAAKAGTPVPIDVYDAAAWMSITCLSEDSIARGGAPVSIPDFTNGKWLERKPWDAEA from the coding sequence ATGAGCAAAGAGTTGTGTATTGGTGTTATTGGTCTGGGCAGAAGAAGTGTTGGTCTATTGGAAGGCTGTATTCTGCCGCGAAAAGATGTGCGGGTAGCGGTCGTTTGTGATGTCTATGAGGACAGGCGCGAGCAGGCGGCCAAGCTGGTTCGGGATGCCGGGCAGCCTGAGCCGAAGGCGGTCGGAGATTATCGGGAAATTTTGGCGATGCCGGAAGTGCAGGCTGTTGTTATTATGTCCTCCTGGGAGTCGCATATTGAAATCGCCTGCGCAGCGATGCGGGCCGGAAAATACGCGGCCATTGAGGTGGGCGGCGCATATTCGCTGGATCAGTGCTGGCAGTTGGTTCATACTTATGAAGAAACCAAGACGGAATGTATGTTTTTGGAAAACTGCTGCTATGGACGGGAGGAGCTGCTGCTTTTAAATATGGTTCGGCAGCAGGTTTTCGGCGAACTGGTGCATTGCCAGGGCGGCTATCTGCATGATCTGAGAAAGCAGGTTGCCCACGGCGTGGAGGACCGCCATTACCGGTTCCGTAATTATATGGGCCGCAACTGTGAAAATTATCCGACGCATGAGCTGGGGCCGATTGCCAATATATTGGATATTAACCGGGGAAACCGGATGCTGTCGCTGGTGTCGGTTGCGTCTAAGGCCGCCGGTCTGAAAGAATATCTGCGCCGGGAAAAGGGGGCGGATTATAGAGAAAGCGACTATCCTTTTGCGCAAGGCGATATTGTCAATACCATCATTAAATGTGCACGGGGAGAAACCATCAGCCTGACACTGGATACGACCCTGCCCCGCCATTATTCGCGCGGTCTTCAGGTGCATGGCACCAGGGGGCTGTATATGGAAGAAAACAAGAGCATTTTCCTGGATGAAAAGGATAATGAGTTTGATTTTGAATGGCATAAAAAATGGAATAATGTGGAAGAATATTTTGATAAATATGAGCATCCGCTGTGGCGGAAATATATGGGCGAAGGTGTCCGCGGCGGTCATGACGGGATGGACTGGCTGGTGCTTTCTGCTTTCTTTGAAGCGGCTAAGGCCGGAACCCCTGTGCCGATTGACGTTTATGACGCGGCTGCCTGGATGAGCATAACCTGTCTGAGCGAGGACAGTATTGCCAGGGGCGGAGCGCCGGTTTCGATTCCGGATTTTACCAACGGCAAGTGGCTGGAAAGAAAGCCCTGGGATGCCGAAGCGTAA